Proteins encoded in a region of the Paenibacillus sp. E222 genome:
- a CDS encoding HRDC domain-containing protein: MEVIFMNRLSRMSDHNEEHAQLWIGEEEGAWHLGWSQYEEGDRTDAIWYTGSSWDELLHVYRHQLAIQMGEGYRPLLQGLFHENDDLKSRNYGGQRLHCYSELYGNEGLYMDLCIWRRKRAASDRKAPYFIATNRLLRMISAFVPQTIDELMQLPGVGESKASEYGAEWLELTNGMERSTSFPLDWVYTALREQEYESWLYKQREQKYKQELDRFTTRKQVLEGMKEGYTLEEIVNRSGLSRRELIELLETLDLEGYDTDCLLDAELAVMPEEEQEAVWSAYEELGDTFLKPVLHKVYGEEKPGGSNLEQVYERLRMIRIRFRRHTETEQNAG; the protein is encoded by the coding sequence ATGGAAGTCATTTTCATGAACAGATTATCCAGAATGTCAGATCACAATGAAGAGCATGCCCAGCTGTGGATCGGTGAAGAAGAAGGGGCGTGGCATCTGGGATGGAGCCAATATGAGGAAGGAGATCGAACGGATGCCATCTGGTATACTGGCAGTTCGTGGGACGAGCTGTTACATGTGTATCGTCATCAGTTAGCTATTCAGATGGGCGAAGGATATCGTCCCTTGCTGCAGGGCTTGTTTCACGAAAATGATGATTTGAAGTCGCGCAATTATGGCGGTCAGCGTCTACATTGTTACAGTGAATTATATGGCAATGAGGGGCTGTATATGGATCTTTGCATATGGCGGAGGAAGAGAGCGGCGTCGGACCGGAAGGCCCCCTATTTTATTGCAACGAACCGGTTGTTACGCATGATCAGCGCATTTGTTCCACAAACCATCGATGAATTGATGCAATTGCCTGGCGTAGGAGAGAGCAAGGCTTCCGAGTACGGTGCTGAATGGCTGGAGCTTACGAATGGAATGGAACGTTCCACATCTTTTCCGCTAGATTGGGTGTACACGGCTCTGAGGGAACAAGAATATGAGAGCTGGCTGTACAAACAGAGAGAGCAGAAATACAAGCAGGAGCTGGACAGATTCACCACACGGAAGCAGGTACTTGAAGGTATGAAGGAAGGATATACGTTGGAGGAGATCGTGAATCGTTCCGGATTGTCCCGGCGGGAGCTAATTGAACTGTTGGAGACACTGGATTTGGAGGGGTATGACACAGATTGTCTGCTCGATGCGGAGCTTGCTGTCATGCCCGAAGAGGAGCAAGAGGCAGTATGGAGTGCCTACGAGGAGCTGGGGGATACGTTTCTGAAGCCCGTGTTACATAAGGTGTATGGAGAAGAAAAGCCTGGCGGGAGCAACCTGGAGCAGGTCTACGAAAGACTGCGCATGATTCGCATCCGGTTTCGCCGTCACACGGAGACGGAACAGAATGCAGGCTAG